The following are encoded together in the Thunnus thynnus chromosome 15, fThuThy2.1, whole genome shotgun sequence genome:
- the LOC137198933 gene encoding zinc finger protein 300-like, with the protein MCSLQGLKVFVQQRLTAAVEEIFGHFEKTITEYEEEIHRRHRRLLDEVLKPDKKLRKAECLADVQQLLENREEVPCEQQDPEPPHIKEEEEELWTSQEGEQLQGLVGVDIPSSPVSVKKSEDDEEPSQLHQSQTEKNRDFVGGSEPASNVYPDSYLQPVSNEKASDASEPETEVSEDDCKDTSEPQSGLNSLENTEVPVSGVKCNAVKKSFICCECGRKFGRKDSLRRHMRYHTGEKPYSCSVCGKRFSQRPNLIRHMRCHSGEKPFSCSFCDTSFAVRSALVNHMRIHTGEKPFSCLYCDKSFTQKGGLKKHMTVHTGEKPYSCPVCDKSFSQKANLTYHFSVHTGQKQFSCSVCDKRFTWQSQVKSHKCVGESSCRAAGSAGNQQ; encoded by the exons ATGTGCAGCCTTCAGGGTCTGAAGGTTTTCGTCCAGCAGCGGCTAACTGCGGCTGTGGAGGAGATATTTGgacattttgagaaaacaaTAACCGAGTATGAAGAGGAGATCCACCGCCGACACCGCAGGCTGCTGGACGAGGTTTTAAAACCCGATAAAAAGCTGCGAAAAGCAG AGTGTCTCGCAGACGTCCAGCAGCTGTTGGAGAATAGAGAAGAGGTTCCCTGTGAGCAGCAGGACCCAGAGCCCCCACACattaaagaggaagaggaggaactcTGGACCAGtcaggagggagagcagcttCAAGGGCTGGTTGGTGTTGATATCCCATCCTCCCCTGTATCAGTGAAGAAgagtgaagatgatgaagaacCCTCACAGCTTCATCAAAGCCAAACTGAGAAGAACAGAGACTTTGTGGGAGGATCAGAACCAGCCAGCAACGTGTATCCAGATAGTTATTTACAACCAGTTAGTAATGAGAAGGCTTCAGATGCTTCAGAACCAGAGACTGAAGTCAGTGAAGATGATTGTAAGGACACCAGTGAACCTCAATCAGGTTTAAACTCTCTGGAAAATACTGAAGTTCCTGTGAGTGGTGTCAAGTGTAACGCTGTCAAAAAGTCTTTTATCTGCTGTGAATGTGGTAGAAAGTTTGGTCGTAAGGACAGTCTGCGGAGACACATGCGATATCACACGGGAGAGAAACCATACAGTTGCTCAGTTTGCGGTAAAAGATTTTCTCAGAGGCCAAACTTGATTCGTCACATGAGATGTCACTCAGGAGAGAAACCCTTCAGTTGCTCATTTTGTGACACGAGTTTTGCAGTGCGCAGCGCTTTAGTAAATCACATGAGAATCCACACCGGGGAGAAACCGTTCAGCTGTTTGTATTGTGACAAAAGCTTCACACAAAAGGGAGGTCTGAAAAAACACATGACAgtccacacaggagagaaaccgtACAGCTGCCCTGTTTGTGATAAAAGCTTTTCTCAAAAGGCCAATCTGACGTATCACTTCTCAGTTCACACCGGACAGAAACAgttcagctgcagtgtttgTGACAAAAGATTCACCTGGCAGTCGCAGGTGAAAAGTCACAAGTGTGTCGGTGAGAgcagctgcagagctgctggTTCAGCTGGAAATCAGCAATAA
- the LOC137198924 gene encoding zinc finger and SCAN domain-containing protein 31-like — MSKVQMLRAVVDQRLTAAAEEIFVLFERSIAEYEEELSRSKEENERQRKLLDAVFNPQLQLHRADVQQLLESKEEVPPEQQEWSSSLDQQDPEPPHIKEEQEELWTSQEGEQLQGLEEADITTFTLILVPVKSEDDEEKPQSSQLHQRQTEQAEADGEDCGGSEPDPDKHLQPVSDDKTSDTPETDVIDRTESRKHRSRLNTLKNNEDLLSDVTHNAAEGSFSCSECGQRFGRKPHLNTQMRIYTGEKPFSCSFCGKTFSQKGNSTSHTRLHTGEKPFSCTVCKKTFRYNSDVRRHMRTHTGEKPFNSNMALRRRFDVKFKERVLQYAEEHSGEKAAKHFDIDSKRIRYWKKQKNELLLADKRRARLAGGGRKTSSLELERRLSAWIYSMQDEHIQISKQMIKNKALEIYSSVSDGGKMFMASRGWLQKFLQRHNLSL, encoded by the exons ATGTCTAAAGTCCAAATGCTGAGAGCTGTGGTCGACCAGCGACTAACTGCGGCTGCTGAAGAGATATTTGTGCTGTTTGAAAGATCGATAGCAGAGTACGAGGAGGAACTTTCTCGATCCAAAGAGGAGAACGAGCGACAACGCAAACTACTGGACGCTGTTTTCAACCCTCAACTTCAGCTACACAGAGCAG ACGTCCAGCAGCTGTTGGAGAGTAAAGAAGAGGTTCCACCTGAGCAGCAGGAGTGGAGCTCCAGTCTGGACCAGCAGGACCCAGAACCCCCacacattaaagaggaacaggaggaactctGGACCAGtcaggagggagagcagcttCAAGGGCTGGAGGAGGCTGATATCACTACGTTTACACTCATTCTTGTTCCTGTGAAgagtgaagatgatgaagagaaacctcagtcctcacagcttcatcaaagacaaactgaacaagCAGAAGCTGATGGAGAGGACTGTGGAGGATCAGAACCAGATCcagataaacatttacaacCCGTTAGCGATGACAAGACTTCAGACACTCCTGAGACTGACGTCATTGATCGGACAGAGAGCAGGAAACATCGATCACGTTTAAACACTCTTAAAAATAATGAAGACCTTTTAAGCGACGTGACCCATAATGCTGCTGAGGGATCATTTAGCTGCTCTGAATGTGGTCAAAGATTTGGCCGCAAACcacatctgaacacacaaatGAGAATttacacaggagagaaaccatTCAGCTGCTCCTTTTGCGgcaaaacattttctcaaaagGGAAACTCAACGAGTCACACGAGACttcacacaggagaaaaaccGTTCAGTTGCACAGTTTGTAAGAAAACGTTCAGATATAATAGTGATGTTAGAAGACACATGAGAACGCACACGGGGGAGAAACCATTTAATTCTAACATGGCGCTCAGACGGAGATTTGATGTCAAATTCAAAGAGAGAGTTTTGCAGTATGCGGAGGAACATTCAGGAGAGAAAGCTGCAAAGCACTTTGACATCGACTCGAAAAGAATCAGGTACTGGAAAAAGCAGAAGAATGAGCTGCTGCTAGCCGACAAGAGGAGAGCACGGCTAGCTGGAGGCGGGAGGAAAACATCTAGCTTGGAGCTAGAGAGAAGGCTTTCAGCGTGGATTTACTCAATGCAGGATGAACATATCCAAATATCCaaacaaatgatcaaaaataaaGCGTTGGAGATCTACTCTTCAGTGAGTGATGGAGGCAAGATGTTTATGGCTAGTAGAGGTTGGCTACAGAAATTTCTACAGCGACACAACCTCTCACTTTGA
- the LOC137198906 gene encoding gastrula zinc finger protein XlCGF57.1-like isoform X3, whose translation MSKVQMLRAVVDQRLTAAAEEIFVLFERSIAEYEEELSRSKEENERQRKLLDAAFNPQLQLHRADVQQLLESKEEVPPEQQERSSSLDQEDPEPPHIKEEQEELWTSQEGEQLQGLEEADITTFTLTLVPMTSEDDEEKPQSSQLHQRQTEQMKTEADGEDCGGSEPARNSDPDRHLQSDDNKMSDSSETDISDETPKNKEVPISDKKYNSGEISITCSECGKTFCSKSNLNKHKKIHTGEKPFSCSFCSKRFLQRGQLTTHITVHTGEKPFSCSVCKESFRLRRGVVKHMKIHTGEKPVSGKEGNTYDNIDRKSEPTRNVTLDLNTLKHNEVPASDTGKNPLSCYKCGKRFRRKDGLRRHMRVHTGEKPFSCTVCQKQFASKEAAMTHMRLHSGERPFGCSICGKRFNQKVCLQIHTKTHTGEKPFSCTLCSKRFTHKRGLADHMAVHMKEKRFTCAACDKRFTWLYQLRNHQAVCDPVKFHQDQTEKKFSCSECGKRFSRRYSLKLHIRIHTQEKHY comes from the exons ATGTCTAAAGTCCAAATGCTGAGAGCTGTGGTCGACCAGCGACTAACTGCGGCTGCTGAAGAGATATTTGTGCTGTTTGAAAGATCGATAGCAGAGTACGAGGAGGAACTTTCTCGATCCAAAGAGGAGAACGAGCGACAACGCAAACTACTGGACGCTGCTTTCAACCCTCAACTTCAGCTACACAGAGCAG ACGTCCAGCAGCTGTTGGAGAGTAAAGAAGAGGTTCCCCCTGAGCAGCAGGAGAGGAGCTCCAGTCTGGACCAGGAGGACCCAGAGCCCCCacacattaaagaggaacaggaggaactctGGACCAGtcaggagggagagcagcttCAAGGACTGGAGGAGGctgatatcaccacatttacactcACTCTCGTTCCTATGACgagtgaagatgatgaagagaaacctcagtcctcacagcttcatcaaagacaaactgaacagatgaaaacagaagcTGATGGAGAGGACTGTGGAGGATCAGAACCAGCCAGGAACTCAGATCCAGATAGACATTTACAGTCTGACGACAACAAGATGTCAGACTCTTCTGAGACCGACATCAGTGATGAGACTCCAAAAAACAAGGAAGTGCCCATTAGTGATAAGAAATATAATAGTGGTGAAATCTCAATTACCTGTTCTGAGTGCGGCAAAACATTTTGCTCCAAGTCAAATCTGAATAAGCACAAGAAAATTCACACAGGGGAGAAACCATTTAGTTgctcattttgcagtaaaagaTTTTTACAAAGGGGGCAGTTAACTACTCACATCACAGTTCACACGGGAGAAAAACCTTTTAGCTGCTCAGTTTGTAAGGAATCTTTCAGGCTTAGAAGAGGTGttgtgaaacacatgaaaatccacaCAGGGGAGAAGCCAGTGAGCGGCAAAGAAGGAAACACTTATGATAATATTGATAGAAAATCAGAACCAACCAGGAACGTGACTTTAGATTTAAACACTCTGAAGCACAATGAAGTCCCTGCGAGTGATACTGGCAAGAATCCTTTAAGCTGCTATAAGTGTGGTAAAAGATTTCGTCGTAAGGATGGTCTGAGGAGACACATGAGagttcacacaggagagaaaccatTTAGTTGCACCGTTTGTCAGAAACAATTTGCCAGCAAAGAAGCGGCTATGACACACATGAGACTTCATTCTGGGGAGAGACCGTTTGGTTGCTCAATTTGCGGTAAGAGATTCAACCAGAAGGTGTGTTTGCAGATACATACCAAGACTCATACAGGAGAAAAGCCATTCAGCTGCACACTTTGCAGTAAAAGATTCACACACAAAAGAGGTCTGGCGGACCACATGGCCGTCCACATGAAAGAGAAACGATTCACATGCGCTGCGTGTGACAAAAGATTCACTTGGCTTTATCAGCTCAGAAATCACCAGGCTGTTTGTGACCCCGTAAAGTTTCACCAAGACCAAACTGAAAAGAAGTTTAGCTGCTCTGAATGCGGCAAACGGTTTAGCCGTAGATACAGCCTGAAACTGCACATAAGAATTcatacacaagaaaaacattacTAG